In the Streptomyces fradiae ATCC 10745 = DSM 40063 genome, one interval contains:
- a CDS encoding rhodanese-like domain-containing protein, giving the protein MTTDATHAARAAGLSPAALRQQMEAGHAPRVLDVRTPGEFRTVHIPGSYNVPLDTLREHRGELLAHLDEDVVLVCRSGARAAQAEQALAEAGLPNLRVLDGGMTAWEAAGAPVNRGEARWDLERQVRLVAGSIVLVSGVTGIFVPGAHLVGTAIGAGLTFAALSNTCAMGMLLSKLPYNRGPRTDIRAVVAALRDRP; this is encoded by the coding sequence ATGACGACCGACGCCACCCACGCCGCCCGCGCCGCCGGACTGTCCCCCGCCGCCCTGCGGCAGCAGATGGAGGCGGGGCACGCCCCCCGCGTGCTCGACGTGCGCACCCCCGGCGAGTTCCGCACGGTCCACATCCCCGGTTCCTACAACGTCCCGCTCGACACCCTGCGCGAGCACCGCGGCGAACTGCTCGCCCACCTCGACGAGGACGTCGTCCTGGTCTGCCGCTCCGGCGCCCGCGCCGCCCAGGCCGAGCAGGCGCTGGCCGAGGCCGGCCTGCCCAACCTGCGCGTCCTCGACGGCGGCATGACGGCCTGGGAAGCCGCCGGCGCCCCCGTCAACCGGGGCGAGGCGCGCTGGGACCTGGAGCGCCAGGTGCGGCTCGTCGCCGGTTCCATCGTGCTCGTCAGCGGTGTCACCGGGATCTTCGTGCCGGGCGCCCACCTGGTCGGCACCGCCATCGGCGCGGGGCTCACCTTCGCCGCGCTCAGCAACACCTGCGCCATGGGCATGCTGCTGTCGAAGCTGCCGTACAACCGCGGCCCGCGCACCGACATCCGCGCCGTCGTCGCCGCGCTGCGCGACCGCCCCTGA